GAGCCACGAACTCCCTCGCAATATTCACCGAAGTCGCCCCCAAACCAAAAACATTGTCACGATTCACGATCTCATTTTCCTACGTTATCCCGACCTGTACTCCAAAATTGACCGCCTCATTTATCGTCAAAAATGGAAATACGCTTGTCAACAAGCCGATAAGGTCATTGCTATCAGCGAACAAACCAAAAGCGACATCATCGAATTTTTGGGCATTGAAGCCAGCAAAATTGAAGTCGTTTACCAAGGCTGTCACCCCAGTTTTTACGACTACAATGATGCTATTTTTCTGCAACACGGATTGTTCAAACAAGACAACATTGAAGTTCCCTATGATTTGCCCGAAGAATACATCTTGTATGTCGGTTCCATCACCGAACGCAAAAACCTCCTGACCATTGCCAAAGCACTCCACATCATGAAAGGCAGCCTAAATCCACATTTGGTAGTTGTTGGTGACGGCGGTGCTTACAAACAGCAAGTTGTGAACTACTTGCAGCAGCATGGACTCCAAAAATCGGTTACATTCCTCAGCAACATTCCCAATGAACATTTGCCGAATATCTACCGCAAGGCATTGGTGATGGTTTACCCCTCACTGTTTGAAGGTTTTGGCATTCCGATTATTGAAGCATTGTTTAGCCGAACTCCTGTGATTACATCTGACAACGATTGTTCTTGTTTTCGAGAAGCGGCAGGTGAAGGTGCATTGTATGTCAATCCTTTGGATGCAGAGGAATTAGCCCATGCAATTGAAGAAGCCATGACCAATGGTGCAGTCCGTATTCAGTTAATGGCAAATGGATGGAACCATGTGGATCAATTTCGAGAGGAGGAAGTCGTGGGGAGAATGATGGAGGTTTATCAAGGAATTACTTAACACAAACACTAGAACAATCTTGGATTTATGACAAAATCTGTGAAATGAAACTTCCTGATTATAACGGATTGCTGTGATAACGATACCCCCCTAAAGAAGCAGCGATGAACAAATTCTGCAACCAGTCTTGATGATAGACAAATCTGTTGAGCCTAGCCGCAGGGCTGATTCATCCCACGCCTGTACACAAGAGGGTGAAAAATTATGGAAGAGTGCAAAAACTCTGAAATTATGGGTAGTGCTAAGTACATCTCCATGAAACATTTGGGAGTTGTTGGCATGTCTATTCATTGCCCTCATGGATCTATCTATCATGTTGGAGGTTTTGTGTGCTTTGGGAAAGTCAAAATGTGCTAACCACTTGTTTTTCTTTTTACAGAGTTTAAGAATATTGTCTTTGATGGGGCAGCAGGGCACATTGTTAGATGCCCATTCCCGAAGCCTTCTTATATGTTGTGCAAATTGTCTTTTTGAAGTAAGTTCGATAAGCCTTCCACACCTTATCTGCTGCTGTATTGTAATAGTCTTGTACTTTTTTTGTAGCTCTATCTCTAATTTTTAGAACGGCGTGTAAGAAACATTCAATGACTTGAACATTTGGATAGAGTTTTTGCCATGTGTTCTGTGTGGCTGTCCACCCATCTGTGTTTACTGTATTGGGTTGATAGTCTGATGATACATCCTCTGCTTCTTGTTTGAATACACCGTAAGCTTCTTCCAAAGAATCTGCATCTGCGCCAGAAGAAACTTTCATGCCCAAAAAACAGTTTTGCCCAACAGTTGTAGCCACATAAGCTTTTTTACCTTGTATTTTTACATGGTATTCATCTGCTAAAACATCGGAAGGTAATTTTTCTGGATCATGTAGGGTTGTGCCTACAATACTATAATCACTAAAACAATTATAGAGGCGATACCACCACATTGCATTGTATCCAAAAACAAATGCCAATGCCCAAAAAGGAACACCGAATCGCTTTAAAAACAAGCTTTTAGAAGCTACATCTGTTTTCGCTTTGCAATAAGACAGAATGAAACTTGGACGTATTTGATAATTTTGTCCCTATACTTCTATTTTTCGCATTTGGATGTCCATTTTTTTGGACAGCCGAGTTTTGCCGTTAAGCACATAACCTTTAGTCATTTGTGCAGGAAATAACTCAGGGCTTGTTGCCCATATTTCACTAATTATTTGGTGAGCTATTTTTGGATCTTTTAAAAATGAATCGTATTTAAAATGGGCAATACAATTGTACAATTTTTCTTAATTTTAGATGCCATTGAGTTTGGTTTGTCCTTTAAACATAAACATTTTCAGTGGCCTTTTTTTATCACAGTAATCCGTTATAATCAGCAATTGAAAATGCAATTTACTCATAACCAAATGTTTACTTTTTTTGTCTTTCTACTTATGTCTTTCGTCCAAAGACAAAAAAGAAAGGCGACCAACCTTTGACAGTTAGCCGCCTTTCACCTTCATTCAATTCAACCTAAATCAATCCCACAAACTGGAATCATTCCTAATTAAACCCTTTAAAACACTTACTCTTATCTTATTATCAATTTTTTACGAAATTTCAATCGTTTTCGGTTTTACTTCTTCTTTCACCAATTTTGGCAAACTCAAAGAAAGGATACCATTGTTGTAAGAAGCGGCAATGTTGTCACTGTTCACATTTTCGGGGAGGTAGAAAGAGCGTTTGAAGCTGGTGAAACCAAACTCTTTGCGGGTATATTTTCTGCCGTTTTTGTTGCCTTCTTCTGTGTTTTCCGTTTTTTTCTCAGCAGAAATGGTCAATAAATCCTTTTCTACATTCACATCGAAGTCGCCTTTTTCTAATCCTGGAAGTGCTACTTCAATCAAGAAATCGGCATCACTTTCAGAAACGTTTACACCTGTATGTCCGTTCACTCCATTTGTTGTAGGAAATTCTCCTTTAAAGAAATCGTCAAAAAATCTGTTGATTGTAGGACTGTACTGTGCATTTGCTGTTACGGGCATGAATCTTTTAATTCTCATGGTTATTACAATTTATGTTTGTTTGAAAATAAATTTTTGTCTTACACCTCTCTATTATCAAACAGAGTACCAAGTGAATTTTTTTTTCTTCTTCAAAGAATCATTTTTTGTCTTAATGAACTGACTATTAAATTATTATGTTCTTTTCTGCAATTTTTTGCGTAGAAATGATAGATTCTTTGATGTGACAAAAAAGCAATGTCAATGACATTATGGCATAAATATTGATTGTTTACTGTCATTTTGACATAAAGAATCATTTTTTGACTACCAAGCTGTTGATAAGTTAAGTATTGGGTTAGTTGAAGACAAGAAAATGAAGTGGTTTAATTTACAAAACATTGAAGTGAACCTAAACTTTCCACTCCTTACCTTCAAAACTTTAGTTGCACTCACCTTTGGTCAAATTACCACATTCCCCCAATCTTTTGTATTTTCACTTTCACAAAACATCGCCGAAACAAACAAATGAAAGATAGGTAAAACTCCACAATGCTTTGCTTCAAAAATAAGCCTTGAACAAACACACAAAAGAATCAGTTTAACCATCAAACAATTGAGCCATTTAACAATCCTTTCATGACCAAATATTTCAAAAATTTAGAAGATTCGCTAAGAGGGGGAATCAATCAAATCCTAGAACACCCTTTTTTGCAGCGCATTGCAGATGCCTCGTTAACCAAGTCTCAACTGCAATATTTCGCCAAACAATACAGCATTTACTGCTACTATTTTCCTCGCTTTTTAGCGGCAACAGCTGCCAATATTCCCTACGATGAAGCCCGAATGCCGATTATCGAAAACCTGTGGGAAGAACATGGTGAAGGCAAAATGTCGAAATCGCACCGAACGCTTTACAACAGCTTTGCAGCATCGCTTGGGGTGAGTGCAGACGAATTGAAGCAAGCGCAACCTTTGGCTTCAACACAGGCTTGTGTCACCACCTTATTTGATCTTTGCCTCAATGGAAGTTTTATCGAAAGTTTGGGTGCTTTAGGGCCTGGAACAGAGTTTTTTACCTCCGAAGAATACAGCATCATCGCAAACGGCTTGGCGAAATACGATTTTTTGACGGACGAAGACATTGAGTTTTGGACGGTGCATATCAGCCTCGACGAAACACACTATTCCGAAATGGTGGACATTCTGGTGCCGTATGCGGATAGCAAAGAAAACCGAGATTTGATTCGAGAAGGGGCGGAGGCTGCAATAGAATTGGAGTTGTCGTTTTGGGATGGATTGGAGCAGTATTTGGATTAGAATCTTGATGTGTTAATGTTTTTTTGTGTTGAAGTGTTCGTATTTTTAAGTAGTCAAACTGAAGACTTAGAACATAGTCATAAGAATTGATTTTGATTTTTTTATGACATAAAAATGATCACTCTGAATACAATTGGACTTTTGACAAAAGAAGTAGGAAGCAAGAGGTGAGATATAAAAAATTGATAATCAAAATCTTAACTTTTTGATTCAGTTAAATGCAAATCGCTAACTATCAACAAATTAAGCCCCTACTTCTTGTGTCTTTGCTCTCTCGTTCAAAGTCTAAAATACATACGCCAAGAGTTATAAGTCACTCCTCCAACCTAATAAACCAATACAAAAAACAAAAAAAACATGTTCAAAGACACAGAAAACGCAAACATCATCGAACTTAGAAACATCGGACAAAGTTACGATGGAGGACAGAATTGGATCATCAAAGACTTCAATATGCTCATTGAAGACAAGCCCAATCAAGGGCAATTCATTTGCATATTGGGAGTATCAGGTTGTGGCAAATCTACGATATTACGCTACATTGCAGGGCTGCAAAAACCGACAGAAGGAGAGGTATTCTTAAATGGAAAACCAAGAAGTGAGAAAGACCGTATTGGAATGGTCTTTCAAAAATATTCTTCCTTGCCGTGGATGACCGTCCTTGAGAATGTAGCTTTGGGATTGAAGTACAAGGGTGTACCACGCAAAGAACGAGAAGAAAAAGCCATGGAAATCATCAAAACAGTGGGGTTGGTAGGACATGAAGGAAAGTATGCCCAATATCCTACGCTTTCGGGTGGACAATTGCAGCGGGTCGCCATTGCTCGAAGTTTGTTGGTCAATCCCCAAATCCTGCTCATGGACGAACCTTTTGGTGCATTGGACATCAACACCCGTCTGAGGA
This window of the Chitinophagales bacterium genome carries:
- a CDS encoding glycosyltransferase family 1 protein; amino-acid sequence: MKIGFDAKRAFFNNTGLGNYSRTLIKSLVKYYPDNQYILYSPKSIQNSPFAEIQNFKNIEVKIPQTRFQKLFDGSVWRSLQLGNQIKSDQLDIYHGLSHELPRNIHRSRPQTKNIVTIHDLIFLRYPDLYSKIDRLIYRQKWKYACQQADKVIAISEQTKSDIIEFLGIEASKIEVVYQGCHPSFYDYNDAIFLQHGLFKQDNIEVPYDLPEEYILYVGSITERKNLLTIAKALHIMKGSLNPHLVVVGDGGAYKQQVVNYLQQHGLQKSVTFLSNIPNEHLPNIYRKALVMVYPSLFEGFGIPIIEALFSRTPVITSDNDCSCFREAAGEGALYVNPLDAEELAHAIEEAMTNGAVRIQLMANGWNHVDQFREEEVVGRMMEVYQGIT
- a CDS encoding Hsp20/alpha crystallin family protein, with the translated sequence MRIKRFMPVTANAQYSPTINRFFDDFFKGEFPTTNGVNGHTGVNVSESDADFLIEVALPGLEKGDFDVNVEKDLLTISAEKKTENTEEGNKNGRKYTRKEFGFTSFKRSFYLPENVNSDNIAASYNNGILSLSLPKLVKEEVKPKTIEIS
- a CDS encoding iron-containing redox enzyme family protein, which codes for MTKYFKNLEDSLRGGINQILEHPFLQRIADASLTKSQLQYFAKQYSIYCYYFPRFLAATAANIPYDEARMPIIENLWEEHGEGKMSKSHRTLYNSFAASLGVSADELKQAQPLASTQACVTTLFDLCLNGSFIESLGALGPGTEFFTSEEYSIIANGLAKYDFLTDEDIEFWTVHISLDETHYSEMVDILVPYADSKENRDLIREGAEAAIELELSFWDGLEQYLD
- a CDS encoding ABC transporter ATP-binding protein, encoding MFKDTENANIIELRNIGQSYDGGQNWIIKDFNMLIEDKPNQGQFICILGVSGCGKSTILRYIAGLQKPTEGEVFLNGKPRSEKDRIGMVFQKYSSLPWMTVLENVALGLKYKGVPRKEREEKAMEIIKTVGLVGHEGKYAQYPTLSGGQLQRVAIARSLLVNPQILLMDEPFGALDINTRLRMQNMLKDIWAEIHPTIIFVTHDIAEAVYLADEIYIMKSVPSQIIHRLDVDLPLVRDRSVKRDPRFIDMVYDIEDKMINLHKEAGITYL